The following coding sequences are from one uncultured Bacteroides sp. window:
- a CDS encoding alpha-N-acetylglucosaminidase has protein sequence MRRHIIYILLTYCFTLSSLAANPIKGLLERIDKGASNKFIIEVVNKQGDDFFELDQKGSKVVVRGNNYVNIATGVNWYLKYYAGIQLSWNGMSAKLPKVLPPVKEKKHFQTPLKLRYDFNYCTFSYSMAFWGWDRWEKEIDWMALHGINLPLAVVGEECVWFNMLKDLGYSKKEINEFIAGPAFLAWWEMNNLEGWGGPNPDQWYTQQTILQKKIIKRMREYGIEPVLPGYSGMVPHNAKKKLGLNVSDSELWNGYVRPAFLQPTDSRFQEIAALYYKELEKLFGKANYYSMDPFHEAKGIENVDLDAAGKAVMNAMKKVNPKAVWVVQGWTENPRDEMIKNMKNGDLLILDLFSECRPMWGMQPSIWYRKKGYLQHNWLFCMLENFGANVGLHGRMDQLLHNFYATKNNPLAKHLKGIGLTMEGIENNPVMFELMTELPWREERVTKESWIKEYTAARYGATDNTINEAWSILINGIYNCPQGNNQQGAHESIFCGRPSLNNFQASSWSKMENYYDPTTTEDAARLLLSVADKYHGNNNFEYDLIDIVRQAISDRARIVYNKTIADFKSFDKKSFEIDSQEFLKLLLAQDKLLGTRKEFRVGNWIQQARALGKTQEEKDLYEWNARVQITTWGNRYSANKGGLRDYAHKEWNGILKDFYYKRWEAYWQVLRDVLAGKPMIELDYYAMEEPWTKETNVYSSSPEGDCVTTAKEVFQTAFNR, from the coding sequence ATGAGAAGGCATATTATTTACATTTTATTGACTTACTGTTTTACTCTATCTTCATTAGCCGCTAATCCCATAAAAGGATTATTGGAGCGGATTGACAAAGGGGCTTCCAATAAATTTATTATTGAAGTAGTCAATAAACAAGGAGATGATTTCTTTGAGTTAGACCAGAAAGGTTCGAAAGTAGTTGTTCGTGGTAACAATTATGTCAATATAGCAACAGGAGTAAATTGGTATCTAAAATACTATGCAGGTATCCAATTATCATGGAACGGTATGTCTGCCAAACTACCCAAAGTATTACCCCCCGTCAAAGAGAAGAAGCACTTTCAAACTCCATTAAAATTACGCTATGATTTTAATTACTGCACCTTCTCATATTCGATGGCTTTTTGGGGATGGGATCGTTGGGAAAAAGAGATCGACTGGATGGCTCTTCATGGGATAAATCTTCCTTTAGCGGTTGTAGGAGAAGAATGTGTATGGTTTAATATGCTCAAAGACCTAGGATATAGCAAAAAAGAGATTAATGAATTTATTGCAGGTCCGGCTTTTCTAGCCTGGTGGGAGATGAACAATTTAGAAGGCTGGGGCGGTCCGAATCCCGACCAATGGTACACACAACAAACCATTCTGCAAAAGAAAATAATAAAACGGATGCGCGAATATGGCATTGAGCCGGTTCTTCCTGGATATTCTGGTATGGTACCTCACAATGCTAAAAAGAAACTAGGATTAAATGTGAGTGACAGTGAACTATGGAACGGATATGTTCGCCCTGCCTTTCTACAACCCACAGATAGCCGTTTTCAAGAAATCGCAGCACTATATTACAAAGAACTCGAAAAGCTGTTTGGTAAAGCTAACTATTATTCAATGGATCCTTTTCATGAAGCAAAAGGTATTGAGAATGTTGATTTAGATGCCGCGGGAAAAGCTGTTATGAACGCAATGAAAAAAGTGAACCCGAAAGCAGTATGGGTAGTGCAAGGGTGGACGGAAAACCCTCGCGACGAGATGATTAAAAATATGAAGAATGGAGATCTGCTTATACTCGATCTTTTTAGTGAATGCCGCCCGATGTGGGGTATGCAACCTTCAATATGGTATCGAAAGAAAGGATATCTTCAACATAACTGGTTATTCTGTATGCTAGAAAACTTTGGTGCCAATGTCGGTCTTCATGGACGTATGGATCAACTATTACACAATTTCTATGCAACGAAAAACAATCCTTTAGCCAAACATCTAAAAGGAATCGGGCTTACAATGGAAGGCATTGAGAACAACCCCGTCATGTTCGAATTAATGACAGAACTTCCTTGGCGTGAGGAACGTGTCACTAAAGAAAGTTGGATAAAAGAGTACACTGCCGCCCGTTATGGTGCGACGGATAATACAATTAATGAAGCTTGGAGTATTTTAATTAATGGCATTTACAATTGTCCGCAAGGAAATAACCAACAAGGAGCACATGAATCCATATTCTGTGGGCGTCCTTCTCTCAATAATTTCCAAGCTTCCAGTTGGTCTAAGATGGAAAATTATTACGACCCTACTACAACCGAAGATGCCGCTCGCTTACTACTAAGCGTTGCCGACAAATATCATGGCAATAATAATTTTGAATATGACCTCATCGACATTGTTCGTCAAGCCATTTCTGATCGTGCTAGAATCGTTTACAACAAAACAATCGCTGATTTTAAAAGCTTTGATAAAAAAAGTTTTGAAATTGATTCTCAAGAGTTTTTAAAACTCTTACTGGCACAAGATAAGTTGCTGGGAACTCGAAAAGAATTTCGCGTAGGTAATTGGATTCAGCAAGCTCGAGCATTAGGAAAAACGCAAGAAGAGAAAGATTTATATGAGTGGAATGCGCGCGTACAAATTACAACATGGGGAAATCGCTATTCTGCAAATAAAGGTGGTCTGCGTGATTATGCTCATAAAGAGTGGAATGGTATCTTGAAAGACTTTTACTATAAAAGATGGGAAGCATACTGGCAAGTATTACGAGATGTCTTGGCAGGTAAGCCCATGATTGAATTAGACTATTACGCAATGGAAGAACCATGGACTAAGGAAACGAATGTATATTCGTCGAGCCCTGAAGGAGATTGTGTAACAACCGCCAAAGAAGTATTTCAAACAGCTTTTAATCGTTAA
- a CDS encoding heparan-alpha-glucosaminide N-acetyltransferase domain-containing protein has translation MDQSQKKQRLLSLDVLRGLTVAGMILVNNGGGNASYEPLRHSAWNGLSLADLVFPFFLFMVGISTYISLRKYQFQWSRPLILKILKRTLLILLIGYAIYWFEACCKGDFLPFDHLRFTGVLQRIAICYGIVSIIAITMKHKWILGFAALLLIGYTAILYFGNGYNCDASNILAVTDRLIFGQAHLYHKTPVDPEGLLGIIPSIAHTLIGFWCGKLIIEKQALDQKIMYLLLWGFIFMTIGLAFSYGLPMNKRIWSPTLVLFTCGMASSLLAFLMYVIDHKKQKNQISFFLCFGVNPLFIYVISELLSIAFGQYGIADSLYNEIHSFVANAQISSLIYAIIFVLLNWSIGYPLYKRKIYIKI, from the coding sequence ATGGATCAGTCTCAAAAAAAACAAAGATTACTATCCTTAGATGTATTGCGCGGGTTAACTGTTGCAGGTATGATCTTAGTCAACAATGGTGGAGGAAACGCTTCTTACGAACCTTTACGACATTCAGCATGGAACGGTCTTTCACTTGCTGACTTGGTTTTTCCCTTCTTCCTTTTTATGGTGGGAATTTCAACTTACATATCGCTACGCAAATATCAATTTCAATGGTCACGACCTCTAATATTAAAAATACTAAAGCGTACATTGCTCATTCTCCTGATAGGATATGCAATCTATTGGTTTGAAGCATGTTGTAAAGGTGATTTTTTACCATTTGACCACTTGCGCTTTACCGGTGTTCTGCAACGCATAGCTATCTGTTATGGAATAGTATCAATCATTGCTATCACAATGAAACACAAATGGATATTGGGATTTGCTGCTTTACTATTAATAGGCTATACAGCTATTCTATATTTCGGAAACGGATACAATTGCGACGCTTCTAATATTTTAGCTGTTACAGATCGGCTAATTTTCGGACAGGCACACCTCTATCATAAAACGCCCGTTGATCCCGAAGGTCTATTAGGAATAATTCCATCCATCGCTCATACTTTAATCGGTTTCTGGTGCGGTAAACTAATAATTGAAAAGCAAGCATTAGATCAAAAGATCATGTATTTGTTGCTTTGGGGATTTATCTTTATGACCATAGGTTTGGCATTTTCCTATGGCTTACCCATGAACAAGCGAATATGGTCTCCCACCCTCGTACTTTTTACGTGCGGCATGGCGAGCAGTCTTTTGGCTTTTCTGATGTATGTTATTGACCACAAAAAACAAAAGAATCAAATATCTTTTTTTCTCTGCTTTGGTGTAAATCCATTATTCATTTATGTAATAAGTGAATTACTCTCTATTGCTTTTGGGCAATACGGAATTGCAGACTCTTTATATAATGAAATTCATTCATTTGTAGCAAATGCACAAATATCATCATTGATATACGCTATAATTTTCGTTCTCCTAAACTGGAGCATAGGATATCCTCTTTATAAAAGGAAAATATATATTAAGATTTAG
- a CDS encoding TonB-dependent receptor, whose protein sequence is MQKKLFLTLLIVLMTSISALAQSSISGKVQDEKGEPLIGVNVLVKGTSTGTITDINGLFNIKVTSGKTLSFTYIGYIPQEVKVTNQSSMTITLKEDNKTLDEVVVVGYGSMARKDVTSSITTVKADKLNTGVYTDPGQLLQGKVPGLTVVQSSDPTAGTASISLRGASSLRTGEAMEPYYVIDGIPGMSLSLIAPEDIESIDVLRDASATAIYGSKAANGVIVITTKKGSKNDRSSVSYSSYVGFDKIAKRLDMMSASDLLSYAAANNITLPNNEGYNTNWNDEVLRTAVSHSHNVSINGGNERSSYNASLNYLNKEGIVRGTEFERTSGRAYAQTKCLNDRLDLSFNVNAVQSKGKSVSSERDGQSVFDAMNYYSPLLPARNEDGTWYNYTSTSQYYNPLSMIYEDTYETIKKVIQGTGKATLEINKDLFWNLNLSYENEQISYNNYNTKQSQIVTANGEAYRGTLENKKKVLETYFNYNHTFANVHKVGLMGGYSYEQKDNNDGFGLKVYDFYSNATSYYNLAFANKMDMSGITAYPLETLRMISFYGRLNYSYNSKYMLQATIRRDGSSAFGANNRWGTFPSASLAWRMSEEKFIKNLNIFDDLKFRVGYGVSGNSLGFGAFQAIQTYGPSGWFTYTDANGNASLYRTIAAQSNANPNLKWERTSMLNVGFDFSFFGGRLGGTIEYYDKRTSDLIYSYNVSTNRYPYGTMFANVGDITNRGIEFTVNATPITMKDFTWNTSLNLSHNKNEVKSISNSDYSVDYIATGDPEIAGYSSNAQVERIMEGHPLGTFYTYEWAGYNSDGVSIFYKHDPETGERTGETTKDPVDTDRTITGNAQPKLNLGWSNNFKYKNWNLDLFFTGVFGNKIYNATSEQYSNVSFVTEGRNVLKSVATEQKATDVQSQAPSDRWLENGDYLRLSTLSLGYSFGKIGNWVNSLKVYATCNNLFVITGYSGRDPEINLGGLEPGIDRRTNYYPRTRTFMLGVNVNF, encoded by the coding sequence ATGCAGAAAAAACTTTTTTTAACCCTACTCATCGTCTTGATGACTAGCATTTCCGCCCTTGCTCAAAGTAGCATCTCCGGAAAAGTACAAGATGAAAAAGGAGAACCACTTATCGGTGTAAATGTCCTCGTAAAAGGAACAAGTACAGGTACCATCACTGATATCAACGGTTTATTCAACATCAAGGTGACTTCAGGAAAAACCCTCTCATTTACTTATATAGGGTACATTCCTCAAGAAGTAAAAGTGACAAATCAATCATCTATGACTATCACTCTAAAAGAAGACAATAAAACATTAGATGAAGTAGTAGTTGTAGGCTACGGCAGTATGGCTCGTAAGGATGTTACCAGTTCTATCACTACAGTGAAAGCTGACAAACTGAATACTGGCGTTTATACCGATCCCGGACAATTATTGCAAGGCAAAGTTCCTGGATTAACGGTTGTTCAAAGCAGTGACCCTACAGCAGGAACAGCTTCTATCTCTCTTCGCGGTGCATCTTCTCTACGTACAGGTGAAGCAATGGAGCCCTATTATGTAATTGACGGTATTCCCGGTATGTCTCTAAGCCTTATAGCACCAGAAGACATTGAGTCAATTGATGTACTTCGTGATGCATCTGCAACTGCTATCTACGGTTCTAAGGCTGCCAATGGTGTGATTGTTATCACAACAAAGAAAGGAAGCAAAAATGATCGCTCATCCGTTTCATACAGTAGCTACGTCGGATTTGATAAAATAGCCAAACGTCTTGATATGATGTCAGCCAGTGATTTACTTTCTTATGCAGCGGCTAACAATATCACATTGCCTAATAATGAAGGCTACAATACGAATTGGAACGATGAAGTACTTCGTACAGCAGTTAGTCACAGTCATAATGTTTCTATTAACGGAGGAAACGAACGTTCCAGCTACAATGCCAGCCTGAATTATTTAAATAAAGAAGGTATTGTTCGTGGAACTGAATTTGAGCGTACTTCAGGTCGTGCTTATGCACAGACAAAATGTTTGAATGATCGTTTGGATTTATCTTTCAATGTTAACGCAGTACAAAGTAAAGGTAAAAGTGTGTCATCCGAAAGAGATGGTCAAAGTGTATTTGATGCCATGAACTATTACTCTCCTCTACTTCCTGCAAGAAATGAAGATGGAACATGGTATAATTACACATCGACAAGCCAGTATTATAACCCGCTGTCCATGATTTATGAGGACACTTACGAAACGATTAAAAAAGTTATTCAGGGAACAGGTAAAGCCACTCTGGAAATCAATAAAGATTTATTTTGGAATTTAAATCTTTCGTATGAAAACGAGCAAATCAGCTATAATAATTACAATACAAAACAGTCTCAGATCGTTACTGCTAATGGAGAAGCTTATCGTGGAACTCTTGAGAATAAAAAGAAAGTATTGGAAACCTATTTCAATTATAATCATACATTTGCTAATGTTCATAAAGTAGGTTTGATGGGTGGTTATTCTTATGAGCAAAAAGACAACAACGATGGTTTTGGTCTTAAGGTTTACGATTTCTATAGCAACGCTACTTCATACTATAACCTTGCTTTTGCTAACAAAATGGACATGAGTGGTATAACTGCTTATCCATTAGAAACTCTTCGTATGATCTCTTTCTATGGTCGTTTGAACTATTCATACAATAGTAAATATATGCTTCAGGCTACTATCCGCCGTGATGGTTCTTCCGCTTTCGGTGCGAACAATCGTTGGGGAACATTCCCTTCTGCATCTCTTGCATGGCGTATGAGTGAAGAGAAATTCATCAAAAATTTGAATATATTTGATGACTTGAAATTTCGTGTAGGTTATGGTGTCAGCGGTAACTCTTTGGGATTTGGCGCTTTCCAAGCAATTCAGACTTATGGTCCTTCCGGATGGTTTACTTATACAGACGCTAATGGAAATGCCAGTCTTTACCGTACAATAGCTGCTCAATCAAATGCAAACCCTAATTTGAAATGGGAACGAACTTCAATGCTCAATGTAGGTTTTGACTTTAGCTTCTTTGGAGGACGTCTAGGTGGTACAATCGAATATTATGATAAACGTACAAGCGATTTGATTTATTCATATAATGTATCAACAAACCGTTATCCTTATGGTACTATGTTTGCCAATGTGGGCGACATTACCAATAGAGGTATTGAATTTACAGTCAATGCAACGCCTATCACTATGAAAGATTTCACTTGGAATACAAGTTTGAACCTTTCACACAATAAAAATGAGGTAAAAAGCATTTCCAATAGTGATTATTCTGTAGATTATATTGCAACAGGTGATCCCGAAATTGCAGGTTATTCTTCAAACGCTCAAGTAGAACGTATTATGGAAGGTCACCCACTTGGAACTTTCTATACTTATGAATGGGCTGGTTATAACTCAGACGGAGTGTCAATATTCTACAAACATGATCCGGAAACAGGTGAACGCACTGGTGAAACAACTAAAGACCCTGTTGATACAGATCGTACCATTACAGGTAATGCACAGCCTAAGTTGAATTTAGGTTGGTCAAACAACTTTAAATATAAAAATTGGAATTTGGACTTGTTCTTTACAGGAGTCTTTGGAAATAAAATTTATAATGCAACTAGCGAGCAATATAGCAACGTAAGTTTCGTTACTGAAGGTAGAAATGTATTGAAATCAGTAGCTACAGAACAAAAAGCTACAGATGTTCAGTCACAAGCTCCTTCTGATCGTTGGTTAGAGAATGGCGACTATCTACGTTTATCAACCCTTTCTTTGGGTTACTCTTTCGGAAAGATAGGTAATTGGGTCAATTCACTCAAAGTATATGCAACCTGCAATAATTTGTTTGTAATTACTGGTTATTCCGGTCGTGATCCTGAAATCAATCTTGGTGGCTTGGAACCGGGAATCGATAGACGTACGAACTATTATCCCCGCACTCGTACATTTATGCTTGGTGTAAATGTTAATTTCTAA
- a CDS encoding RagB/SusD family nutrient uptake outer membrane protein, whose protein sequence is MKSYIKNTLFAGLLLSSATACTDLNVDIKSTYTSYPTSEIATEAKMADLYYGFRGPLGRRYTEAALLSSDEFTAVTFGGNWYDGGNYVHSSLHMTNPDDAHIDWLGDITGTITKCNQAIVDLGGEDATDKSIAKALTMRAFYHFIFMDMFGDAPILDHVVGDGEAVERSSRADVAAFIEEDLLRAINSGGLSEDVDASTYGKPTKWMAEALLVKLYLNWAVYTSGDVANYEPTLPNSKLNDAVQYCDEIIKSGKFNLSDSYRKKFMPDNGYQIKDFIYAMPYDNATAQGMTYARFQYWPKFNNDGGTGPGLLGVSLVKNAGGIFTVTPEAADRFNLQGDERNEIILKDALNTYNISTFAKTTTPYIYNGKRVVLTKNITLLKADDTSMNVGDDFKGWTQGYRCIKWAIQAIDYNTYGRNQSNDVPIFRYADILLMKAEAILRGATATNNDTPMSLFNQIRSYVKAPTMTTEPTLQDVLDERGREFFSEMWRRNDLIRFGQFENDWGLKHVVNPTAKTQKFRRIFPIPTNVMNSNTNWVQNTGYNQ, encoded by the coding sequence ATGAAAAGTTATATAAAAAATACCTTATTTGCAGGTTTACTGTTATCTTCAGCAACGGCCTGTACCGATTTGAATGTAGATATCAAATCTACCTATACTTCATATCCAACTTCTGAGATTGCAACTGAAGCAAAGATGGCAGACTTATACTATGGATTCCGTGGCCCTTTGGGACGTCGTTATACTGAAGCTGCATTGCTATCTTCCGATGAATTTACAGCAGTTACTTTTGGCGGTAACTGGTATGACGGAGGTAATTATGTTCACTCTTCCCTTCACATGACTAATCCGGATGATGCACATATAGATTGGCTTGGTGATATCACTGGAACCATTACCAAATGCAACCAAGCTATTGTAGACCTTGGAGGTGAGGATGCAACTGATAAGTCTATAGCAAAAGCCTTGACGATGCGTGCTTTCTATCACTTCATCTTTATGGACATGTTTGGCGATGCTCCTATATTGGATCATGTTGTTGGAGATGGTGAGGCAGTTGAACGTTCTTCACGAGCTGATGTAGCAGCCTTTATAGAAGAGGATTTACTTCGTGCTATTAATTCCGGCGGCTTATCAGAAGATGTTGATGCTTCGACTTATGGAAAACCAACAAAATGGATGGCTGAGGCTCTTCTTGTAAAACTATATCTAAACTGGGCTGTTTACACTTCCGGTGATGTTGCTAACTATGAACCCACTTTGCCAAACTCCAAACTTAATGATGCAGTGCAATACTGTGATGAAATAATTAAAAGCGGAAAGTTTAATCTAAGCGATAGTTATCGTAAGAAATTCATGCCGGATAATGGTTATCAGATTAAGGATTTCATCTATGCAATGCCCTATGATAATGCAACAGCGCAAGGTATGACATACGCTCGATTCCAATACTGGCCTAAATTTAATAACGATGGAGGAACTGGTCCTGGTTTGCTAGGTGTATCTCTTGTAAAGAATGCAGGTGGCATTTTCACTGTTACACCTGAAGCAGCCGATCGCTTCAATCTGCAAGGAGACGAACGTAATGAAATCATTTTAAAAGATGCACTTAATACTTATAACATTTCAACTTTTGCTAAAACGACAACGCCTTATATATACAATGGAAAGCGTGTAGTGCTTACCAAAAACATTACGCTACTTAAAGCAGATGATACTTCTATGAATGTAGGTGATGATTTCAAAGGTTGGACTCAGGGTTATCGCTGTATCAAATGGGCTATTCAAGCAATTGACTATAACACCTATGGCCGTAACCAAAGTAATGATGTGCCTATTTTCCGCTATGCAGACATTTTACTGATGAAAGCTGAAGCTATTCTCCGTGGTGCAACAGCTACCAATAACGATACTCCTATGAGTTTGTTCAATCAGATCCGGAGTTATGTAAAAGCGCCTACAATGACTACAGAACCTACCTTGCAAGATGTTCTTGACGAGCGTGGACGTGAATTCTTTAGTGAAATGTGGCGTCGCAATGACTTGATCCGTTTTGGTCAATTCGAAAATGACTGGGGGTTGAAACATGTTGTAAATCCAACTGCCAAGACTCAGAAATTTCGTCGTATATTCCCAATTCCTACAAATGTTATGAATTCTAATACCAACTGGGTACAGAATACCGGATACAACCAATAA
- a CDS encoding glycosyl hydrolase family 28 protein gives MRKKNTLLLLLLVGVLAACQSNKSADRVFNIVDYGAKGDSLTDNVEAIQEAIDACNKAGGGQVVIPSGGVYMTSPITLASFVDLHVEANAMLLANPNESAYTKSAFRKNKGEGMMWISGENIKDVKISGQGEINGNGVAFMGKELSDSYELKPVHEFDPRPHLLTIIRGRNIHIENVRITNSAYWAVHLVGCNDVVVQGITLLNNLKIRNGDGIDIDHSKNVRISDCHIESGDDCICLKNRREYEELGPCENITVTNCIMTSRSCAIKIGSENMDRISHVIFDNCIIRASNRGIGIQNRDEGVVENVVFSNITVDCQFFSDVWWGKSEPIYITAYTRKAGDHKDAGWRFPKGMTECNVGPVTNIYFSNIKCESENGIFIGGNSKDKIKNIYFDQIDLFIFKRTNFTGGIYDKRPCDGNQFIKGTTAGFYIDTASNIVIRNSSVRWGDVRPSYFGDVLEQHNTDQLLTFNLIGKKATVK, from the coding sequence ATGAGAAAAAAGAATACGCTCCTCTTATTATTACTAGTTGGAGTCTTAGCAGCCTGTCAAAGCAATAAATCGGCAGATAGAGTCTTCAATATAGTCGATTACGGAGCTAAAGGAGATAGTTTAACCGATAATGTTGAAGCTATTCAGGAAGCAATTGATGCCTGCAACAAAGCGGGTGGCGGACAGGTGGTAATTCCATCCGGTGGTGTTTATATGACAAGTCCTATAACTCTTGCCTCTTTTGTTGATCTGCATGTCGAAGCCAATGCTATGTTATTGGCCAATCCTAATGAAAGTGCGTATACCAAAAGTGCTTTCAGAAAGAATAAAGGCGAAGGAATGATGTGGATCAGTGGTGAAAATATTAAAGACGTTAAAATCTCCGGTCAAGGAGAAATTAATGGCAACGGAGTAGCTTTTATGGGCAAAGAGCTTAGTGATTCTTATGAATTGAAACCCGTACACGAATTTGATCCCAGACCTCATTTACTCACTATTATAAGAGGTAGGAATATTCATATAGAAAATGTAAGAATTACAAATTCGGCCTATTGGGCAGTACATTTGGTTGGTTGCAATGATGTTGTAGTTCAGGGAATCACCCTTCTCAATAATCTAAAAATACGTAATGGAGACGGAATTGATATTGATCATTCTAAGAATGTACGCATTAGTGATTGCCATATTGAATCGGGAGATGACTGTATCTGCTTAAAGAACAGACGAGAATATGAAGAACTCGGTCCTTGTGAGAACATCACAGTTACGAATTGCATCATGACATCCAGATCTTGTGCTATCAAAATAGGTTCTGAAAACATGGATCGCATCAGCCATGTGATATTTGATAACTGTATAATCAGAGCAAGTAACCGTGGCATAGGTATTCAGAATCGCGATGAAGGGGTTGTAGAGAATGTTGTATTCTCGAACATAACCGTTGATTGTCAATTTTTCTCTGATGTATGGTGGGGAAAATCAGAGCCAATCTACATCACAGCTTACACACGAAAAGCCGGAGATCACAAAGATGCAGGATGGCGTTTTCCTAAAGGAATGACAGAGTGTAATGTAGGTCCTGTAACCAATATCTATTTCAGCAATATTAAGTGCGAAAGTGAAAATGGAATATTCATCGGAGGCAATTCAAAAGATAAAATCAAAAACATTTATTTTGATCAAATAGATTTATTCATCTTCAAACGTACCAATTTCACAGGAGGTATTTACGATAAACGTCCTTGCGATGGAAATCAATTTATAAAAGGCACTACAGCTGGATTTTATATTGATACCGCCTCGAACATTGTGATACGCAACTCATCTGTACGTTGGGGAGATGTTCGTCCATCCTATTTTGGAGACGTATTAGAACAACATAATACAGATCAATTACTTACATTTAATCTTATAGGGAAAAAAGCTACAGTAAAATAG
- a CDS encoding metallophosphoesterase gives MIQRILAILAAALIIPDIYIYRMYIIRLTSSIFLRTFYFVPSLLLFIGIIFLIFAVGGAFISEHSRWVGWFTLTYFLFALPKIIFMFCSLIGLPFKYTLQCPQTPFVYTGLFLAIGIIGIILYGSLIGKTRFEVKEVSYTSSKLPKAFDGYRIVQLSDIHIGSWEGNEKAMQNAVEKVNALHPDLIVFTGDLVNNRADELNGFQNILAKLKAKDGIYSILGNHDYGPYYHWKTKSDQVKSLLELEERQQEMGWNLLNNSHDILHKGNDSIALIGVENEGEPPFSQYGNLSKAMKGTDDMFQILLSHNPTHWRREVLPKSNIDLMLAGHTHAMQMAWGHHSPSSFVYPEWSGMYKEGNRSLYVNVGLGFVGIPFRFGAWPEITVITLKR, from the coding sequence ATGATACAACGTATACTGGCCATCTTAGCCGCCGCTCTTATCATTCCTGATATTTACATTTACCGAATGTATATTATTCGCCTAACAAGCAGCATCTTTCTACGTACATTCTACTTTGTTCCTTCCTTACTGCTCTTTATAGGGATCATCTTCTTGATTTTCGCTGTAGGAGGTGCATTTATCAGTGAGCACAGTCGCTGGGTTGGCTGGTTTACACTCACCTATTTCCTGTTCGCTTTGCCTAAAATCATTTTCATGTTTTGCTCACTCATCGGATTACCTTTTAAGTATACGCTACAATGTCCTCAAACTCCTTTTGTATATACAGGCCTATTCTTAGCTATCGGTATAATAGGGATCATTCTGTACGGGTCATTGATTGGAAAAACGCGCTTTGAAGTAAAAGAAGTAAGCTACACCTCTTCCAAACTACCAAAAGCTTTCGATGGTTATCGCATCGTTCAGCTATCTGATATTCACATCGGAAGCTGGGAAGGAAATGAAAAAGCAATGCAAAATGCTGTAGAAAAAGTCAATGCATTACATCCTGATTTGATAGTCTTTACAGGAGATTTAGTAAACAACCGTGCCGATGAGCTAAACGGTTTTCAAAATATTCTTGCCAAATTAAAAGCCAAAGACGGCATTTATTCCATTTTAGGTAATCACGATTATGGTCCTTATTATCATTGGAAAACAAAATCCGATCAGGTAAAAAGTCTGCTGGAATTAGAAGAAAGACAGCAAGAGATGGGATGGAATTTATTAAATAACTCACATGACATTTTACACAAAGGCAATGACAGCATCGCGCTTATAGGTGTTGAAAATGAAGGTGAACCTCCTTTCTCACAATATGGCAATTTATCTAAAGCCATGAAAGGTACAGACGATATGTTTCAGATCTTACTCAGCCACAACCCTACCCACTGGCGACGGGAAGTTTTGCCAAAATCGAACATCGACCTGATGCTTGCTGGGCACACTCACGCCATGCAAATGGCATGGGGGCATCATTCACCCTCCTCTTTTGTTTATCCCGAATGGAGTGGAATGTACAAAGAAGGCAACCGTAGCCTATACGTCAACGTAGGTCTAGGCTTTGTCGGAATCCCCTTTCGCTTTGGGGCTTGGCCTGAGATTACAGTGATTACATTAAAAAGATGA